From a single Brassica oleracea var. oleracea cultivar TO1000 chromosome C5, BOL, whole genome shotgun sequence genomic region:
- the LOC106295534 gene encoding uncharacterized protein LOC106295534, whose translation MGIFPGFGAWINLNTQQAPKAESKKSKNVKSKPGSEINTNAESEETKRQLKLWRAEEKKFPWQRDYPPKVKVSKTSIGETHLEMAFSIGLPPETVFDIVTSHDNQTYSYFKQMKRRKILDVKSSKVLRDNGRDEKVVVVKKSAPWKFLWWDGKMPIELIFNENRKDLLTLFRIPREDVMNMERLLGQLQIKPWYIDSDKYCTAREPKSAEEYRKCSGGKGLLGSKLKLDMVYIPMQPLDMPPFSWYIRRVTTKSTKSLMEDLQIRGAVLRSI comes from the exons ATGGGTATATTTCCTGGGTTTGGTGCCTGGATCAACCTGAACACGCAACAAGCTCCAAAG GCCGAGTCCAAGAAATCTAAGAATGTAAAATCAAAGCCAGGGTCGGAGATAAATACCAATGCGGAGAGCGAAGAAACGAAGAGGCAATTAAAGTTGTGGAGAGCTGAAGAGAAGAAATTCCCATGGCAGCGAGATTATCCTCCTAAGGTGAAG GTGTCCAAAACGAGTATAGGTGAAACCCATTTGGAGATGGCATTTTCAATAGGATTGCCTCCTGAGACAGTCTTCGATATTGTAACTAGTCACGACAACCAAACATATTCTTACTTCAAACAAATGAAAAGGCGCAAAATCCTG GATGTCAAATCAAGCAAGGTTCTTAGGGATAATGGAAGGGATGAGAAAGTCGTGGTAGTTAAAAAATCTGCGCCCTGGAAGTTTCTTTGGTGGGATGGAAAAATGCCAATAGAACTAATTTTCAATGAGAACCGAAAAGATCTCCTC ACATTATTTAGGATTCCGAGAGAGGATGTAATGAACATGGAACGGTTACTGGGTCAGTTGCAAATAAAGCCATGGTACATAGATAGTGATAAATATTGCACGGCTAGGGAACCGAAAAGCGCAGAAGAATACCGAAAATGTTCAGGCGGAAAAGGATTACTTGGGTCGAAACTGAAGCTGGACATGGTTTATATCCCCATGCAACCTCTTGATATGCCGCCGTTTTCTTGGTACATCCGTCGGGTCACCACCAAAAGCACTAAGAGTTTAATGGAAGATCTTCAGATTCGAGGCGCCGTTCTCCGAAGTATTTGA
- the LOC106343323 gene encoding uncharacterized protein LOC106343323: MQVAFPSSPPSKSIDDERLTEMSMMLSEDFTKKLGFSEEGEDIRKLERSWSKLEDSVEFHEEEEAGDEEEEEFSFACVNAEGSPITAEEAFEDGQIRPAFPLFNRALLFDQNDAVSETYEDSESIRPRLRKVFVEDRDGDGEGKKAEEGSLGAYCSWSGGTVAEASPETCRKSNSTGFSKLWRFRDLVLRSNSDGRDAFVFLNNSNAAVGDKTQSSSSSSRAAKLTSEDDKEEKKSTKAKKGKEKEKTTSSEKRTKSAHEKLYMRNRALKEEVKHRSYLPYKQVGFFTNVNGLSRNIHPF, encoded by the coding sequence ATGCAGGTCGCTTTCCCTTCTTCGCCGCCGTCTAAATCCATCGACGATGAACGCTTAACGGAGATGTCCATGATGTTGAGCGAGGATTTCACCAAGAAGCTGGGGTTTTCAGAAGAGGGTGAAGACATTCGAAAACTCGAGAGATCTTGGAGTAAACTCGAAGATTCCGTCGAGTTCCACGAGGAAGAGGAAGCAGGAGATGAAGAAGAAGAGGAGTTCTCCTTCGCTTGTGTAAACGCAGAAGGATCTCCGATAACCGCCGAAGAAGCTTTCGAAGATGGTCAGATCCGTCCTGCCTTCCCTCTCTTCAACCGCGCTCTCCTCTTCGACCAAAACGACGCCGTTTCAGAGACCTACGAAGACAGCGAGAGTATCCGACCGCGTCTTAGAAAGGTATTCGTGGAGGATCGCGACGGAGACGGCGAGGGTAAGAAGGCAGAGGAGGGTTCGTTGGGAGCGTACTGTTCGTGGTCGGGTGGAACGGTGGCGGAAGCGTCGCCGGAGACTTGCCGGAAGAGCAACTCGACGGGATTCTCGAAGCTCTGGAGATTTAGGGATCTCGTGTTGAGAAGCAACAGCGACGGAAGAGACGCGTTTGTTTTCCTGAACAACAGTAACGCCGCCGTCGGTGACAAGACCCAGTCATCGTCTTCTTCTTCAAGGGCGGCAAAATTGACCAGCGAAGATGATAAGGAGGAGAAAAAGTCAACAAAGGCTAAAAAAGGGAAAGAGAAAGAGAAAACGACGTCGTCGGAGAAGAGGACTAAATCAGCGCACGAGAAACTCTACATGAGAAACAGAGCGTTGAAGGAAGAAGTGAAACACAGATCCTATCTTCCGTACAAGCAAGTTGGGTTCTTTACTAATGTGAATGGCCTTAGCAGAAACATCCATCCTTTCTGA